CGATGATAAAGAGCGAAGGCAGTGTCTGATTTCGCGTGAAATCGAATTCGCGAACCAGGTTCATCTGAAGCGACTGTACGGCGAGCACGACGAACGCGCCGAGTCCGACGGCGAGGAGAATGATCCGCGTCTGATTGCCGGGCCGGTAAAGCGAATTGATCGCCTGCCGGACGGCGAATGAACCGAGATTTCGGAACCGTCGCAGGGTGATCGTCAGCAGAAACGCCGCGAGATAAAGGAACAACGAGGTGACCGTGAGTCCGACCAGGAAAAAAACACCGACCTTGACCGATCCCGCCTGCCAAACGGCAAGGCCGAGAAGTCCGGCCAGCGAGAACGCCCCGATCAGGGTCTTCGTCCAATCGAGACGGCGCATCTTCTCGCCCGACGCATCGTGCAAAAGAAGCCGCGGCTTGATGTTTCGAACCTGAAGCAAAGGCAACGCTGAAAAAAGCAGCGATATCAGAACGCCGAGCAGGACGCCTTGCCAGGATGCCGAAATACCGACCGAATAACTGAGCGACGCCGGGAGCGCATCCGCAAATCGGTAGCGCGCGAACCAAAGGAAGCACTGCGCCAGAAAAACCCCGAACAAACTGCCGAGGAATCCGAGCGTCAGGATCTGCATCATATAAACGGTGATGATCTTCGTTCCGCTCGCGCCGAGACACTTCAGGACCGCGACTGCGCGCCGTTTTTGTTCGACAAATACACGCGCCACGTTCCAGACGCCGACGCCGCCGAGCACGAGGATCAGCAGACCGGTCAGCGACAGGTAGTTTTCGGTGCGCGCGAACTGCTCGCCGAGGTTCTCCTGAGTTTCGCGATATGACTGTACGGTGAGCGTCGTCCCTTTTATGTTCTCCCGAAGTTTGCGAACAAGTTCGGTCGGATTGTCCGAGGTTCGATAAAGAATTCGCCTCCGAATCCGTCCGCTCCCGGTCGTTATCCCCGCCGAATCGAATGCCTTTTTCTCGATAAACACCCGCGGTCCGAGCCGAAATCCGCCGGCGCCGCCCGGTTCTTCGTCGAACGTTGCGCGGATCTCGAATGTCCCGTCGCCGATTCGGATCTTGTCGCCGACCTTGACCTTCAGATCGTCGAGCAACAACGGCGAAACGACCGTCCCGTTATTCTCGAGAAGCTTGAAGTCGAAATCCTTGCCGTCCGAAGTCGTGAATCGCCCGACCAGCGGGAACGGCGATTCGATTCCCTTTAGTTCAACAAAAGAAAGAGTTTCAACCGCCTGATCCGACGGGCGGGCCATCGCCGCGCTGGTGATCGCTTCGTTCCGGGCCTCAATGATCGCTGAATTTCCTACGACTTCCTCGATCTTCTGAATGTCCGTCGGCGAAAAGTCGTTCGTTGAACTGACCTCGAAGTCGGCCGTTAAAAGCGCGCGTGTGTCGCCGCCGACCGCCTGATTCAAATTCTGGATCAAAGAGCGCAGCGCGACGACCGAACCGACGCCGATCGCGATGCATAGAAAGAAGAACAGGAGTCGCCGCCAGGACGAGCGGATCTCGCGAAATGTCAGGTTGAGTATGAAGTTCATTCGATGTTCCGTCGGGATTTCAGTCTTTTCGTTCGTCGCTCAAAACCCGTCCGTCCTTGAGCCGGATCTGCCTTTGCGCTTTGTCGGCCAGCGCCTGATCGTGCGTCACAAGCACGAGCGTAACGTTGTTTTGCCGATGCAGTTCGGTCATCAGATCGAAGATATGTTCGCCGTTTCGCGAGTCGAGGTTGCCGGTCGGCTCGTCGGCGAGAAGGATCGTCGGCTGATTGGCGAACGCCCGCGCGATGGCGATCCGCTGCTGTTCGCCGCCCGAGAGTTCGGTCGGATAATGATGGCCGCGGTTCGTCAGATCGACATCGACGAGCAATTTCTCGGCGCGCGCTTTCGCGTCGGAAAGTCCGAGGATCTCCATCGGGATGAGCACGTTCTCGAAGGCCGTCAGGCTCGGTATCAGGTGGAATGACTGAAAGATGAAGCCGATCTTCTCGCTCCGCAACGTCGCGAGCTGGTCTTCGGTCATCGTCGTGACGCTGTCGCCGTCGATCAGGATCTCGCCCGAACTCGGCGCGTCGAGTCCAGCGATCAGTCCTAGAAGCGTCGACTTGCCGCTGCCCGACGCGCCGGTGACGGCGACGAATTCGCCGTCGGGAATGTCGATCGTGACGTCGTCGAGAATCGTCAGATCCTCTGTGCCCGATCGCACGACCTTTGAAATGTTGGAAAGTTTGATCATAAATCGCCTGACGGCCTTCTGGTTGCAGGCAGTTTGCCGTTACCTTAAAACCGACTTGTATAACTAACAATAAACATAACTTGCGAAATGCGCTCGAACAAGTTCAAATATTTTCTGAATCTATTAAACGACGTCGCGCGTAAAAAGTTATTCGAATTA
The DNA window shown above is from Acidobacteriota bacterium and carries:
- a CDS encoding ABC transporter ATP-binding protein, producing the protein MIKLSNISKVVRSGTEDLTILDDVTIDIPDGEFVAVTGASGSGKSTLLGLIAGLDAPSSGEILIDGDSVTTMTEDQLATLRSEKIGFIFQSFHLIPSLTAFENVLIPMEILGLSDAKARAEKLLVDVDLTNRGHHYPTELSGGEQQRIAIARAFANQPTILLADEPTGNLDSRNGEHIFDLMTELHRQNNVTLVLVTHDQALADKAQRQIRLKDGRVLSDERKD
- a CDS encoding ABC transporter permease codes for the protein MNFILNLTFREIRSSWRRLLFFFLCIAIGVGSVVALRSLIQNLNQAVGGDTRALLTADFEVSSTNDFSPTDIQKIEEVVGNSAIIEARNEAITSAAMARPSDQAVETLSFVELKGIESPFPLVGRFTTSDGKDFDFKLLENNGTVVSPLLLDDLKVKVGDKIRIGDGTFEIRATFDEEPGGAGGFRLGPRVFIEKKAFDSAGITTGSGRIRRRILYRTSDNPTELVRKLRENIKGTTLTVQSYRETQENLGEQFARTENYLSLTGLLILVLGGVGVWNVARVFVEQKRRAVAVLKCLGASGTKIITVYMMQILTLGFLGSLFGVFLAQCFLWFARYRFADALPASLSYSVGISASWQGVLLGVLISLLFSALPLLQVRNIKPRLLLHDASGEKMRRLDWTKTLIGAFSLAGLLGLAVWQAGSVKVGVFFLVGLTVTSLFLYLAAFLLTITLRRFRNLGSFAVRQAINSLYRPGNQTRIILLAVGLGAFVVLAVQSLQMNLVREFDFTRNQTLPSLFIIDIQKSQIEELARMLEAKTGEPAQTLPTVRARIAYVNGQPIDYQNRETRQQQGQIGREFAVTYRENLDKNETIVAGEWWNAARGLPQVSVEEDMAGRLNLTVGDSMTFDISGRKVTVQVASIRKLDLRNTRTAFIFVFAPGVLEKAPQTFAANVIRKLPETDRQRLQRALVDRFPNVQIFDVADIVAAFQKLVNNIVLAISFVGSFVILSGILILIGSIGLTKSQRIYENAILKTLGARRLTLSTILLAEYGLLGLLAGLIGATFATALSFAVSKYIFNIEWQFDITLSLAGVAITAVLVTIVGALASFDVLFRKPLTTLRSQ